In a genomic window of Streptomyces sp. NBC_01231:
- a CDS encoding SPFH domain-containing protein, with the protein MSSVVVAIVGVVVLLVLLALVVVTRYKVAGPSEAFIVTGRRGKQSTDPETGRIFTDNSGQKVVVGGGVFVVPFVQQKFTLDLSSRHIPVAVRGAVTLRGVKAHLEGVAIVKVGGSEDSIRAAAQRFLMQQDGIVGFTQEVLSGALRAIVGRMSVEDIIRDRAAFAGQVAEEAEASLSGQGLILDAFQIQDISTEGSYLEDLGRPEAARAKQEADIAEAVARRAAEQARLKAEEEIAIAQRTFALKQAEIKAETDEAAARAAAAGPLAEAARSQEVLAEQEKVAQRQAALTDRELDTKVRKPADAARYQAEQEAEARRIALVKQAEADAQRSRLTGEGEKAHRAALADAVRIEGEAEAAAIGAKGAAEAEAMQKKADAFAQYGDAAVLQMLVEVLPQVVAKASEPLSAIDKMTVISTDGASQLSRTVADNVAQGVELLSSTTGVDLAELLKNLTQRNSGPQPEAAASAEANGKVEITG; encoded by the coding sequence ATGAGTTCAGTCGTTGTCGCCATCGTAGGAGTCGTCGTACTCCTGGTCCTGCTGGCTCTGGTCGTCGTCACCCGTTACAAGGTGGCCGGCCCCAGCGAGGCGTTCATCGTCACCGGCCGGCGCGGCAAGCAGTCCACCGACCCGGAGACCGGCCGGATCTTCACCGACAACAGCGGGCAGAAGGTCGTGGTCGGCGGCGGCGTGTTCGTCGTGCCGTTCGTGCAGCAGAAGTTCACTCTCGACCTCTCCTCACGGCACATCCCGGTCGCGGTGCGCGGCGCGGTCACCCTGCGCGGGGTCAAGGCCCACCTGGAAGGCGTGGCCATCGTCAAGGTCGGTGGCAGCGAGGACTCCATCCGCGCCGCGGCCCAGCGGTTCCTGATGCAGCAGGACGGCATCGTCGGCTTCACCCAGGAAGTGCTCTCCGGCGCGCTGCGCGCCATCGTCGGCCGGATGTCGGTGGAGGACATCATCCGCGACCGCGCCGCGTTCGCCGGACAGGTCGCCGAGGAGGCCGAGGCCAGCCTGTCCGGCCAGGGCCTGATCCTGGACGCCTTCCAGATCCAGGACATCAGCACCGAAGGCTCCTACCTGGAGGACCTCGGCCGCCCGGAGGCCGCCCGCGCCAAGCAGGAGGCCGACATCGCCGAGGCCGTCGCCCGACGCGCGGCCGAACAGGCCCGGCTGAAGGCCGAGGAGGAGATCGCCATCGCGCAGCGCACGTTCGCGCTGAAGCAAGCCGAGATCAAGGCCGAGACCGACGAGGCCGCCGCCCGCGCCGCTGCCGCAGGCCCGCTGGCCGAAGCCGCGCGATCGCAGGAGGTCCTCGCAGAGCAGGAGAAGGTCGCCCAGCGGCAGGCCGCTCTGACCGACCGCGAACTGGACACCAAGGTCCGCAAGCCCGCCGACGCGGCCCGCTACCAGGCCGAACAGGAGGCCGAGGCCCGCCGCATCGCCCTGGTCAAGCAGGCCGAGGCCGACGCCCAGCGCTCACGGCTGACCGGTGAGGGCGAGAAGGCGCACCGCGCCGCACTCGCCGACGCGGTCCGTATCGAGGGTGAGGCCGAGGCCGCCGCGATCGGCGCGAAGGGCGCCGCCGAGGCCGAGGCGATGCAGAAGAAGGCCGACGCGTTCGCCCAGTACGGCGACGCCGCCGTGCTCCAGATGCTCGTCGAGGTCCTGCCCCAGGTCGTCGCCAAGGCGTCCGAGCCGCTCAGCGCCATCGACAAGATGACCGTCATCTCCACCGACGGCGCCTCGCAACTCTCTCGGACGGTCGCCGACAACGTCGCCCAGGGCGTCGAACTCCTCAGCTCCACGACCGGAGTCGACCTCGCCGAACTTCTGAAGAACCTCACCCAGCGAAACAGCGGCCCGCAGCCCGAGGCCGCGGCGTCCGCCGAAGCCAACGGCAAGGTCGAAATCACCGGCTGA
- a CDS encoding APC family permease encodes MTGLLKRLVIGRAMRSEELQETLLPKRLALPIFASDPLSSVAYATQEILLVLSLGGMAYLHFTPWIAATVVLLLAVVVLSYRQVVSAYPSGGGSYEVASTNLGPSAGLVVAASLLVDYVMTVAVSVASGVDNIISAVPELADQRVLMAVGFVVVLTAMNLRGVRESGRAFATPTYLFVGGVLIMIATGLFRYVVGDAPVAESAKYGIAAEPGDAHLAGLALVMLVLRAFSQGCTALTGVESISNGVPAFRKPKPKNAATTMAVMGAISITMFIGVTALALISKVRITEDSCRLTGLDGSCESYTQRTVIAQIAASVFGGEHSIGFYFIQAATALILILAANTAFNGFPLLTSILAQHRYLPRQLHNRGDRLAFSNGILALAIVAGLLLWGFQANVTQLIHLYILGVFTSFTLSQTGMVRHWNRELRTEHDPVLRRRHKTARAINGTGAVFTGLVLLVVLATKFTQGAWLAVLAASVLYVMMRGIRRHYDATATELAVTDPRDELVPPSRVFAIVLVSTIHKPTLRALSYARAFRPDHLEALTVSVDRDEATALRGRWQEYGIEVPLKIIDSPYREVTRPVVDYVRSIRRESPRDVVAVFIPEYVVGHWWENLLHNQSALWLKSRLLFTPGVMVTSVPWQLTSSAHADRPAGRAPGSVRRGEPPNSDQRPDRPVGSRRP; translated from the coding sequence ATGACCGGTCTGCTCAAGCGCCTGGTGATCGGGCGGGCCATGCGCAGCGAAGAGCTGCAGGAGACGCTGCTGCCCAAGCGGCTCGCCCTGCCGATCTTCGCCTCCGACCCGCTGTCGTCCGTGGCGTACGCGACCCAGGAGATCCTCCTGGTCCTCTCGCTCGGCGGGATGGCCTATCTGCACTTCACCCCGTGGATCGCGGCAACGGTCGTGCTGCTGCTGGCCGTGGTGGTGCTCTCCTACCGGCAGGTGGTCAGCGCGTACCCGAGCGGCGGCGGCTCGTACGAGGTCGCCTCGACGAACCTGGGGCCGTCGGCCGGGCTCGTGGTCGCCGCCTCGCTGCTCGTCGACTACGTCATGACGGTGGCCGTCTCGGTCGCCTCCGGCGTCGACAACATCATCTCGGCCGTGCCCGAACTCGCCGACCAACGCGTGCTGATGGCGGTGGGCTTCGTCGTCGTGCTGACCGCGATGAACCTGCGGGGCGTACGCGAGTCGGGGCGCGCCTTCGCCACGCCCACGTATCTCTTCGTCGGCGGCGTACTGATCATGATCGCGACGGGCCTCTTCCGGTATGTGGTCGGGGACGCGCCGGTCGCCGAGTCCGCAAAGTACGGCATCGCGGCCGAGCCCGGGGACGCGCACCTCGCCGGTCTCGCCCTGGTGATGCTGGTGCTGCGCGCCTTCTCCCAGGGCTGTACCGCGCTCACCGGCGTGGAGTCGATCTCCAACGGCGTACCGGCCTTCCGCAAGCCCAAGCCGAAGAACGCGGCGACCACGATGGCCGTCATGGGCGCCATCTCCATCACCATGTTCATCGGCGTCACCGCACTGGCGCTCATCTCCAAGGTGCGCATCACCGAGGACTCCTGCCGCCTGACCGGCCTGGACGGAAGCTGCGAGAGCTACACCCAGCGCACCGTCATCGCCCAGATCGCCGCATCCGTCTTCGGCGGCGAGCACAGCATCGGCTTCTACTTCATCCAGGCCGCCACAGCCCTCATCCTGATCCTGGCCGCCAACACCGCCTTCAACGGCTTCCCGCTGCTCACCTCGATCCTCGCCCAACACCGCTACCTTCCCCGCCAGCTGCACAACCGCGGCGACCGGCTCGCCTTCTCCAACGGCATCCTCGCCCTCGCGATCGTCGCCGGACTGCTGCTGTGGGGCTTCCAGGCCAACGTCACTCAGCTCATCCACCTCTACATCCTGGGCGTCTTCACCTCCTTCACGCTCTCCCAGACGGGCATGGTCCGGCACTGGAACCGTGAACTGCGCACCGAACACGACCCGGTGCTGCGCCGCCGCCACAAGACGGCCCGCGCCATCAACGGCACCGGCGCCGTCTTCACCGGCCTGGTCCTGCTGGTCGTACTGGCCACCAAGTTCACGCAGGGCGCGTGGCTCGCGGTGCTGGCCGCGAGCGTGCTCTATGTGATGATGCGCGGCATCCGCCGCCACTACGACGCCACCGCCACGGAGCTCGCCGTCACCGACCCGCGCGACGAACTCGTCCCGCCCAGCAGGGTGTTCGCGATCGTCCTGGTCTCCACCATCCACAAGCCGACCCTGCGCGCCCTCTCCTACGCCCGTGCCTTCCGCCCCGACCATCTGGAGGCCCTCACGGTCTCGGTCGACCGCGACGAGGCCACAGCCCTGCGCGGACGCTGGCAGGAGTACGGCATCGAAGTGCCGCTGAAGATCATCGACTCCCCGTACCGCGAGGTGACCCGCCCGGTCGTCGACTACGTGCGCTCCATCCGCCGCGAGAGCCCCCGCGACGTCGTCGCCGTCTTCATCCCCGAATACGTCGTCGGCCACTGGTGGGAGAACCTCCTCCACAACCAGTCCGCCCTCTGGCTCAAGAGCCGCCTGCTGTTCACCCCAGGCGTCATGGTCACCAGCGTCCCCTGGCAGCTGACCAGCTCGGCCCACGCCGACCGCCCGGCCGGCCGCGCCCCCGGTTCCGTCCGCCGAGGAGAACCCCCCAACTCGGACCAGCGCCCGGACCGTCCTGTGGGATCCCGGCGTCCGTAA
- a CDS encoding DUF1707 domain-containing protein, with protein sequence MSGEISPTGKDSSLESSPELRASHADRDRVVDVLRIAAGDGLLTADELDERLEAALSARTVSELTALTADLPAVSTSTGTAVAEVKDVLRIEGIHSGAVKRVGRWVVPRRLELSTAWCEVTLDFTQAVITQDTLRIDMNTAGKKLTLITKPGIVVDAGALSLVHSKIKIRQAPDHETPITLRVELVGTTTHGRVVVRPARRTFGQWLLRKPMSLPAGD encoded by the coding sequence ATGTCGGGAGAGATTTCACCCACCGGGAAGGACTCCAGCCTCGAATCGTCGCCCGAGCTGAGGGCCTCTCATGCGGACCGGGACCGGGTGGTGGACGTGCTGCGTATCGCGGCGGGGGACGGCCTGCTGACCGCGGACGAGTTGGACGAGCGCCTGGAAGCTGCCCTGTCGGCGCGTACCGTCAGCGAGCTGACCGCGCTGACCGCTGACCTGCCGGCCGTGTCCACTTCGACCGGCACGGCCGTAGCGGAGGTCAAGGACGTACTCCGGATCGAGGGGATTCACAGTGGTGCGGTCAAACGCGTGGGGCGCTGGGTTGTGCCGCGGAGGCTGGAGCTGTCCACTGCGTGGTGTGAGGTGACGCTCGACTTCACTCAGGCAGTGATCACGCAGGACACCTTGCGGATCGACATGAACACGGCAGGCAAGAAGCTGACGCTGATCACCAAGCCGGGCATCGTGGTCGATGCCGGTGCCCTGAGCCTCGTACACAGTAAGATCAAGATTCGCCAGGCTCCAGACCACGAGACGCCGATCACGCTGCGCGTGGAGCTGGTCGGCACGACGACCCACGGCCGCGTCGTGGTACGGCCCGCACGGCGGACCTTCGGACAGTGGCTGCTGCGCAAGCCCATGTCCCTGCCTGCAGGCGATTGA
- the kdpF gene encoding K(+)-transporting ATPase subunit F: protein MTAENIVGLIVAVALLGYLVLALIFPERF from the coding sequence GTGACCGCCGAGAACATCGTCGGCCTGATCGTGGCCGTCGCTCTGCTGGGCTATCTCGTCCTCGCCCTGATCTTCCCGGAGAGGTTCTGA
- the kdpA gene encoding potassium-transporting ATPase subunit KdpA yields the protein MSSVLADVLMVIALVGALALVHRPFGDYMAAVFQSRRHLRVERWIYRSVGADPDAEMRWPAYLRGMLVFSAVSVLFLYVLQRVQDKLPLSLGFKPISPDQAFNTAASFVSNTNWQSYSGEAAMSHVTQTAGLAVQNFVSAAVGIAVAIALVRGFARSRTGDLGNFWADLVRCIVRILIPISVVAAVVLIAAGAIQNFGDIHTITTLTGDKQAISPGAVASQEAIKDLGTNGGGFFNANSAHPFENPNGFTNLLEIFLLLVIPFSLPRTFGKMVGNVKQGYAIVAAMGIIWFAGVVAVTWLEYAHPGTASQLAGGAMEGKEQRFGEGPSSVFAVSTTMTSTGSVNSFHDSFSGLSGGVLLLGMMLGEIAPGGTGSGLYGMLIMAIIAVFLAGLMVGRTPEYLGKKIGTREIKLAACYILVTPALVLIGAGVAMALPDGKDAMTNIGAHGFSEVLYAFTSASNNNGSAFAGFGANTDFFNTTLGLCMVLGRFLPMVFVLALAGSLAEQKPVPETAGTLRTEKPLFTGLLVGAIMIITGLTFFPALALGPLAEGLAS from the coding sequence ATGAGCTCCGTTCTTGCTGATGTGCTCATGGTGATCGCGCTGGTCGGCGCGCTCGCTCTGGTGCACCGTCCCTTCGGCGACTACATGGCCGCCGTCTTCCAGTCCAGGAGGCACCTGCGCGTCGAGCGGTGGATCTACCGCTCCGTGGGTGCCGACCCGGACGCGGAGATGCGCTGGCCGGCGTACCTGCGCGGCATGCTCGTCTTCTCCGCGGTGAGCGTGCTGTTCCTGTACGTGCTGCAGCGCGTACAGGACAAGCTGCCGCTGTCGCTCGGCTTCAAGCCGATCAGCCCGGACCAGGCGTTCAACACGGCCGCGTCGTTCGTGTCGAACACCAACTGGCAGTCGTACTCGGGTGAGGCGGCGATGAGCCATGTCACCCAGACCGCCGGTCTGGCCGTGCAGAACTTCGTCTCCGCCGCCGTCGGCATCGCGGTGGCCATCGCGCTGGTGCGCGGCTTCGCCCGCTCCCGCACCGGGGACCTCGGCAATTTCTGGGCGGACCTGGTGCGCTGCATCGTCCGCATCCTGATCCCGATCTCGGTGGTCGCAGCGGTCGTACTGATCGCGGCCGGTGCCATCCAGAACTTCGGCGACATCCACACCATCACCACGCTCACCGGTGACAAGCAGGCCATCAGCCCCGGGGCTGTCGCCTCCCAGGAGGCCATCAAGGACCTGGGCACCAACGGTGGCGGCTTCTTCAACGCCAACTCCGCCCACCCCTTCGAGAACCCCAACGGCTTCACCAACCTGCTGGAGATCTTCCTGCTGCTGGTGATCCCTTTCTCGCTGCCGCGCACTTTCGGCAAGATGGTCGGCAACGTCAAGCAGGGCTACGCGATCGTGGCCGCGATGGGCATCATCTGGTTCGCCGGCGTCGTCGCGGTGACCTGGCTGGAGTACGCCCACCCGGGCACCGCCTCGCAGCTCGCGGGCGGCGCGATGGAGGGCAAGGAACAGCGCTTCGGTGAGGGCCCGTCCTCGGTGTTCGCGGTCTCCACCACGATGACCTCGACCGGTTCGGTCAACTCCTTCCACGACTCCTTCAGCGGCCTGTCCGGCGGCGTGCTGCTGCTGGGCATGATGCTCGGCGAGATCGCGCCCGGCGGTACCGGATCCGGCCTCTACGGCATGCTGATCATGGCGATCATCGCGGTGTTCCTCGCCGGCCTGATGGTCGGCCGCACCCCCGAGTACCTGGGCAAGAAGATCGGCACCCGCGAGATCAAGCTGGCGGCCTGCTACATCCTCGTCACGCCGGCGCTGGTACTGATCGGCGCCGGGGTGGCCATGGCCCTGCCGGACGGCAAGGACGCCATGACCAACATCGGGGCACACGGCTTCTCCGAGGTGCTGTACGCCTTCACCTCGGCCTCGAACAACAACGGCTCGGCTTTCGCGGGCTTCGGCGCGAACACCGACTTCTTCAATACGACGCTGGGCCTGTGCATGGTCCTGGGCCGGTTCCTGCCCATGGTGTTCGTGCTGGCGCTGGCCGGCTCGCTCGCCGAGCAGAAGCCCGTCCCGGAGACCGCGGGCACGCTACGCACCGAGAAGCCCCTGTTCACCGGCCTTCTTGTGGGAGCGATCATGATCATCACCGGTCTGACGTTCTTCCCCGCCCTCGCGCTGGGCCCGCTCGCCGAGGGGCTGGCGTCATGA
- the kdpB gene encoding potassium-transporting ATPase subunit KdpB, with the protein MTANIKKQEDSMSTVTPTRAPHSDVPTGHKEEGRVGAGLFDPKQLLKSLPDAVRKLDPRVMVKSPVMFVVLVGSVLTTVFSFKDPGDWFGWAISAWLWLTVVFANLAEAVAEGRGKAQADTLRKAKTDTVARRLSKDGKSEEQVPGTELTIGDLVVCEAGDIIPGDGDVVEGVASVDESAITGESAPVIRESGGDRSAVTGGTKVLSDRIVIKITTKPGETFIDRMISLVEGAARQKTPNEIALNILLASLTIVFLLAVATLPPFADYAGTHLTMVVLVALLVCLIPTTIGALLSAIGIAGMDRLVQRNVLAMSGRAVEAAGDVSTLLLDKTGTITLGNRQAAEFVPVSGTTEAELADAAQLSSLADETPEGRSIVVLAKEMYGLRERHQGELAHAEWIAFTAQTRMSGVDLTENGAARKVRKGAAGSVIAWVREQDGEVSGDADTLSNRISEAGGTPLLVAVEDTAGARILGVIHLKDVVKEGMRERFDELRRMGIKTVMITGDNPLTAKAIADEAGVDDFLAEATPEDKMALIKREQAGGKLVAMTGDGTNDAPALAQADVGVAMNTGTSAAKEAGNMVDLDSNPTKLIEIVEIGKQLLITRGALTTFSIANDVAKYFAIIPALFAVVYPGLDRLNIMDLSSPDSAILSAVIFNALIIIALVPLALRGVQYRPMSADKMLRRNLGIYGIGGLIAPFIGIKIIDLLISLIPGIG; encoded by the coding sequence ATGACCGCCAACATCAAGAAGCAAGAGGACTCGATGTCCACGGTTACCCCGACCCGGGCGCCGCACAGCGACGTGCCCACCGGCCACAAGGAAGAGGGACGTGTCGGCGCGGGTCTCTTCGACCCGAAGCAGCTGCTGAAGTCGCTGCCGGACGCCGTCCGCAAGCTCGACCCGCGGGTGATGGTCAAGTCGCCCGTGATGTTCGTGGTGTTGGTCGGTTCGGTGCTGACGACGGTCTTCTCCTTCAAGGACCCGGGCGACTGGTTCGGCTGGGCGATCAGCGCCTGGCTGTGGCTGACCGTGGTCTTCGCCAACCTGGCGGAGGCGGTCGCCGAAGGCCGCGGCAAGGCGCAGGCGGACACCCTGCGCAAGGCCAAGACCGACACGGTGGCGCGGAGGCTGTCCAAAGACGGCAAGAGCGAGGAGCAGGTGCCCGGCACCGAGCTGACCATCGGCGACCTGGTCGTCTGCGAGGCGGGCGACATCATTCCCGGCGACGGTGACGTCGTCGAGGGCGTCGCATCCGTCGACGAATCCGCGATCACCGGTGAGTCGGCCCCGGTCATCCGCGAGTCCGGCGGCGACCGCAGTGCCGTCACCGGCGGCACGAAGGTCCTCTCCGACCGCATCGTCATCAAGATCACGACGAAGCCGGGCGAGACCTTCATCGACCGCATGATCTCCTTGGTCGAGGGCGCCGCCCGGCAGAAGACGCCGAACGAGATCGCCCTGAACATCCTGCTGGCGTCGCTCACGATCGTCTTTCTGCTCGCGGTGGCGACCCTGCCGCCGTTCGCGGACTACGCGGGCACGCACCTCACGATGGTCGTGCTGGTGGCTCTGCTCGTCTGCCTGATCCCGACCACGATCGGCGCGCTGCTCTCGGCGATCGGCATCGCGGGCATGGACCGGCTGGTGCAGCGCAACGTCCTGGCCATGTCCGGCAGGGCGGTCGAGGCGGCGGGCGACGTATCCACCCTGCTGCTCGACAAGACGGGCACCATCACGCTCGGCAACCGCCAGGCCGCCGAGTTCGTGCCGGTGAGCGGCACCACCGAGGCCGAACTCGCCGACGCCGCCCAGCTCTCCTCGCTGGCCGACGAGACGCCCGAGGGTCGCTCCATCGTCGTCCTGGCGAAGGAGATGTACGGGTTGCGCGAGCGCCACCAGGGCGAGCTGGCGCACGCCGAGTGGATCGCCTTCACCGCCCAGACCCGGATGTCGGGCGTGGACCTCACCGAGAACGGCGCCGCTCGCAAGGTGCGCAAGGGCGCGGCCGGTTCGGTCATCGCCTGGGTGCGGGAACAGGACGGTGAGGTGTCCGGCGACGCCGACACCCTCTCCAACCGGATTTCCGAAGCCGGCGGCACACCGCTGCTCGTCGCCGTCGAGGACACGGCCGGTGCGCGCATCCTCGGGGTGATCCACCTCAAGGACGTCGTCAAGGAGGGCATGCGGGAGCGGTTCGACGAGCTGCGCCGCATGGGCATCAAGACGGTCATGATCACGGGCGACAACCCGCTGACGGCCAAGGCGATCGCGGACGAGGCGGGCGTCGACGACTTCCTCGCGGAGGCCACTCCCGAGGACAAGATGGCGCTGATCAAGCGCGAGCAGGCGGGCGGCAAGCTCGTCGCGATGACCGGCGACGGCACCAACGACGCGCCGGCCCTCGCGCAGGCGGACGTGGGCGTGGCGATGAACACGGGCACGTCGGCCGCCAAGGAGGCCGGCAACATGGTCGACCTCGATTCCAACCCGACCAAGCTGATCGAGATCGTCGAGATCGGCAAGCAACTCCTCATCACCCGGGGCGCGTTGACGACGTTCTCCATCGCCAACGACGTCGCGAAGTACTTCGCGATCATCCCTGCGCTGTTCGCGGTGGTCTACCCGGGCCTGGACAGGCTGAACATCATGGACCTGTCCTCGCCGGACTCCGCGATCCTGTCCGCTGTCATCTTCAACGCGCTGATCATCATCGCGCTGGTCCCGCTCGCCCTGCGGGGTGTGCAGTACCGGCCGATGAGCGCCGACAAGATGCTCCGCCGCAACCTCGGAATCTACGGCATCGGCGGACTGATCGCCCCCTTCATCGGCATCAAGATCATCGACCTGCTCATCTCCCTCATCCCCGGAATCGGCTGA
- the kdpC gene encoding potassium-transporting ATPase subunit KdpC produces the protein MNNSVVNTGRMVWAALRMLLVLTVVTGVIYPLVVTGIGQLAFHDKANGSIVKVDGKEVGSKLIGQSWNIKGTDKPDPKWFQGRPSNSGYDPLSTGSSQLGASDPTLVKNVKAARKQVAEFNDVPQSEVPKDAVTGSASAIDPDISKEYADIQVKRVAEHNGLTVAQVRKLVKDHTDGRTAGFLGESTVNVLELNIALKELARN, from the coding sequence ATGAACAACTCCGTAGTCAACACCGGGCGCATGGTGTGGGCGGCGCTGCGCATGCTGCTCGTCCTCACGGTCGTAACCGGTGTCATCTATCCGCTGGTGGTCACCGGCATCGGACAGCTGGCCTTCCACGACAAGGCCAACGGTTCGATCGTCAAGGTCGACGGCAAGGAAGTCGGCTCCAAGCTGATCGGCCAGAGCTGGAACATCAAGGGAACCGACAAGCCGGACCCGAAGTGGTTCCAGGGCCGCCCCTCCAACAGCGGCTACGACCCGCTGTCCACCGGCTCCAGCCAGCTCGGCGCCAGTGACCCGACCCTCGTCAAGAACGTCAAGGCGGCCAGGAAACAGGTCGCCGAGTTCAACGACGTACCGCAGTCCGAGGTCCCCAAGGACGCGGTCACCGGCTCCGCCTCGGCAATCGACCCGGACATCTCCAAGGAGTACGCGGACATCCAGGTCAAGCGGGTGGCCGAGCACAACGGTCTGACGGTCGCGCAGGTCCGAAAGCTGGTGAAGGACCACACCGACGGCCGTACGGCCGGGTTCCTCGGCGAGTCGACGGTCAACGTCCTCGAACTCAACATCGCGCTCAAGGAACTGGCCAGGAACTGA
- a CDS encoding response regulator, whose amino-acid sequence MTRVLVVEDDPQLVRALVINMQARHYGVDAAPDGATALRLAAARQPDVVVLDLGLPDMDGVEVIKALRGWTRVPVLVLSARRASEEKVAALDAGADDYITKPFSMDELLARLRAAVRRTEALPLAPETTMVATDGFTVDLLAKKATRDGHDVRLTPTEWHLLEILVCSPGRLVTQKQLLQEVWGPSYGSKTNYLRVYMAQLRRKLEADPAHPRYLITEPGMGYRFES is encoded by the coding sequence ATGACCCGGGTGCTGGTGGTGGAGGACGATCCACAGCTCGTACGAGCCCTTGTGATCAACATGCAGGCCCGGCATTACGGAGTGGACGCGGCGCCGGACGGTGCCACCGCGCTCCGGCTGGCCGCCGCGCGCCAGCCCGACGTGGTGGTGCTCGACCTCGGTCTGCCCGACATGGACGGCGTCGAGGTGATCAAAGCGCTGCGCGGCTGGACTCGGGTGCCCGTCCTGGTCCTGTCCGCACGTCGCGCGTCCGAGGAGAAAGTCGCAGCCCTCGACGCGGGCGCCGACGACTACATCACCAAGCCGTTCAGCATGGACGAACTCCTGGCCCGGCTGCGCGCCGCCGTGCGTCGCACCGAGGCCCTGCCGCTGGCCCCCGAGACGACCATGGTCGCCACGGACGGCTTCACGGTCGACCTGCTGGCCAAGAAGGCGACCCGCGACGGACACGACGTACGCCTCACCCCCACGGAGTGGCATCTGCTGGAAATCCTGGTCTGCAGCCCCGGGCGCCTCGTCACACAGAAGCAGCTGCTCCAGGAAGTCTGGGGCCCCTCCTACGGAAGCAAGACCAACTATCTTCGGGTCTACATGGCGCAGCTGAGGCGCAAGCTCGAAGCTGACCCCGCCCACCCGCGCTATCTGATCACCGAGCCGGGAATGGGCTACCGCTTCGAGTCATGA